CTTCCGAGTCTCTATTAATATTACATCACAATAGATAATTTAATATATGTGCAATTGTGTTAGCCAAGAGcacaactaatttttttatttttttggaaaataataaaatatagtattacTCAAAAAATATGAGAATCACATAGTGAAGCGATATGAACGataatgcatatatatttatatattcctTCTATCACAATTATATAGGTTTATTGACGAGACATCGATAAGGTTCTAACAAGAAATATTAATATTGTCTAGAAATatcttcaaaattttatttataccaTTCCATTATACAAATCTATTTATGAGACCGTATTATAATAAATCTATCCTTTTCATTCATGCATGATCCACGCCAAAATGATTGTAGATAATGAAACCACAATATTGCTCCATCTCTTCAAAATTTTATCTGACCCTTCAAAGTTCAAATGTAAAAATACTTATATTAAAActgtaaatatatataatgcatTATGCATAGAAtgtgcatattaattaaaaccAATGTTGATGGAAATTGTAGTTTTTGGGTATATGATTACTAAGAATataatttttgataaattatgtATTAGGATGACAAACTtatattaatcaattaaatataattaactaGTAGATATTTATAATCAATATGAATAATTAAAGTAAGATGAAAAGATAATACTAGTAATGATTATTATGATCCATAGTTCTAAAAGTTACataaattttgtttaataaGTTACtttaatatgaataattaaagTAAGATGAAAAGATAATAAGTTTTGCATATTACTGATTAGTATACGTATAAGTATTTGTATAATAAATACACAAACATAGAAATTACTTTATTAGGAATATTAAACTATAAGGAGTTAAGGTGGAGAGGTAGCGTACcatttggtggtggtggtgatgccGGTGGGCTATTACAATCTAATCCGATGCTACCTGCACCCAAATATGTAAGAAAttccaattaataaattttttatttattgaattgcTAATATTGCTTTTATTATTCATTGctcaaaatttaaatatatgatAAATTACATTTCTTGAAGCATGGATAGTCAGGAAGGTTGAGCAAATTGCTTGATCCACTGTTGCATTCACAAGTATGCTTCGTTCCATTGGAAAGGCATGTACCCTCATTACACCATATCAAAAAACATCCTGTCGTATCAATGTTACAAATATTCGATATATAAAGATAAGACTGCAATTATTATATAAGTTTTATGAACTATTCAATGTTTCACTAATTGATTTTAAGTTGAAACtccatatacatatattatgaTATTAGAGTGGATCATCGACTGTAGCTGGAACTTTGATTAATCGATCCAACAGCATATTTGGGTCCAAACAGAGAAAATAAGGTGTTGGTAAATTCCATGTCTAACCcgattagaaaaataaaattccaacaAAAATTGAAGGGGCAtgttaataaatgaaataacaAATATCCTATAGTATAAGATATAATGAATGTATAACTGTATAAAAGATAATTATTTGCACTATTTGGTTCGCTCATAGTGTATTATAATCAAGTGCAAATAATTATGATACAATATATTGCATTCAGTAATTATATCCCTCTtaatattttctaatttaaggatAATTATGTTGATATATTACCTGCtaatgataataaaataatttaccgCTCAAAGGATCAAGAAATGGTGGAAGTGTGAAAccaggcggcggcggtggcagcggctgcggcggcggcgcaTTGTTCCCGCACTCGAAGTCTATAGAGCCTGCAAATGTTGAATCACTTTTttcaaatctttatttttaaagaaaatggcTAATCAAATTTCATGCATCATCATCTctttaaaaatgaatattttcaATTGTGTTCGACACTAACGAGATGAAATTCCggacaaaagaaaataatgtgCTTCTAATTAACACAATTAGGattaatttgaaaatgaaaagtgaaaaacAATAATCAGAGTTCTTCATAATCTCACTAAGATATTAAATGAACATGAGAGACTTACAAATTGGTAAAATACAAGCACG
This sequence is a window from Salvia splendens isolate huo1 chromosome 5, SspV2, whole genome shotgun sequence. Protein-coding genes within it:
- the LOC121803274 gene encoding uncharacterized protein LOC121803274 isoform X2; this translates as MRGSHFLQLFSFIVLVLPIRTLGDDPCKEAFCGQGTCAPSALGTNYTCTCKLGWKQAFDARACILPICSIDFECGNNAPPPQPLPPPPPGFTLPPFLDPLSGCFLIWCNEGTCLSNGTKHTCECNSGSSNLLNLPDYPCFKKCSIGLDCNSPPASPPPPNGSDKILKRWSNIVVSLSTIILAWIMHE
- the LOC121803274 gene encoding uncharacterized protein LOC121803274 isoform X1, which produces MRGSHFLQLFSFIVLVLPIRTLGDDPCKEAFCGQGTCAPSALGTNYTCTCKLGWKQAFDARACILPICSIDFECGNNAPPPQPLPPPPPGFTLPPFLDPLSGCFLIWCNEGTCLSNGTKHTCECNSGSSNLLNLPDYPCFKKCSIGLDCNSPPASPPPPNAGKTLLNWGCAIVWLHSYQMVGFLEKFKFPSLFSTI